Proteins from a genomic interval of Streptomyces fodineus:
- a CDS encoding PP2C family protein-serine/threonine phosphatase, producing MLPVLPALLLFIGLFVGLFTPRDVRPDAFLATAMISAAALLPLWGTVLIGVGACAIFVGLMVDFNDLGDATAYSELATLAAIAAFAVFFNRLLGRRAHQLVLVRSVAETAQLAVLHPVPRHLGHVTLESLYLAAAAEARIGGDLYEAMHTPHGVRLLIGDVRGKGLLAIQTAATLLSAFREAAHDAPDLPHLARRLETSMSRHASQYPGLPGSEIAERFITALLAEIPDDEPVVRTVTCGHPPPLLLHRGEVRELQPSAPSPPLNLGMLVGDGYHVDLAPFHPGDQLLLYTDGVTETRDRSGAFYPLTERIRSWSGEAPHHLLDHLHRDLIAYSGGELDDDIAALVARRRPSL from the coding sequence TTGCTGCCCGTACTGCCTGCTCTGCTGCTGTTCATCGGCCTGTTCGTCGGCCTCTTCACACCCCGTGATGTCAGGCCGGATGCCTTCCTCGCCACGGCCATGATTTCTGCCGCCGCGTTGCTGCCCCTGTGGGGGACCGTCCTCATCGGAGTGGGCGCGTGCGCCATCTTTGTCGGCCTGATGGTGGACTTCAATGATCTGGGGGATGCGACCGCCTACTCTGAGCTCGCCACCCTCGCGGCGATTGCGGCATTCGCCGTCTTCTTCAACCGCCTGCTTGGCCGACGCGCTCATCAGCTTGTCCTGGTCCGCTCAGTGGCCGAGACGGCCCAGCTGGCGGTGCTGCATCCGGTACCGCGACACCTCGGGCACGTCACGCTCGAGAGCCTGTACCTGGCCGCCGCGGCGGAAGCCCGGATCGGCGGCGACCTGTACGAGGCCATGCACACCCCGCACGGCGTACGGCTGCTTATCGGTGACGTACGCGGCAAGGGCCTGCTCGCGATCCAGACGGCCGCGACGCTGCTCAGCGCCTTCCGCGAGGCCGCCCACGACGCGCCCGACCTGCCCCACCTCGCGCGCCGCCTGGAGACGAGCATGAGCCGCCATGCTTCCCAGTACCCAGGGCTCCCGGGCTCGGAGATCGCTGAACGTTTCATCACCGCCCTCCTCGCCGAGATCCCGGACGATGAACCGGTCGTCCGGACCGTCACCTGCGGCCACCCGCCCCCGCTGCTGCTGCACCGCGGCGAGGTCCGGGAGCTGCAGCCCTCCGCTCCGTCACCGCCGCTCAACCTCGGCATGCTGGTGGGCGACGGGTACCACGTCGACCTCGCCCCCTTCCACCCCGGAGACCAGCTCTTGCTGTACACCGACGGGGTCACTGAAACTCGCGACCGCTCCGGCGCCTTCTACCCCCTCACCGAACGCATCCGCTCATGGAGCGGCGAGGCGCCCCATCACCTCCTCGACCATCTCCACCGCGACCTGATCGCCTACAGCGGCGGCGAGCTCGACGACGACATCGCTGCCCTCGTCGCCCGGCGCCGCCCGAGCCTCTGA
- a CDS encoding tetratricopeptide repeat protein: MSELGARASGQGRIFQTTGDQYVQEHHHHYSADTVPLFAGEAGPYAGGSRPAAPDSVRIPLIGRPPRLLRDRAELCQALGTAVAGHGGEIHVVHGMGGCGKTALAYWLFTEAVREHRRVGFWVNASERMSLRAGMLAVAGDRGASSGELAAAAAGQRAAADLAWHYLGGSAEPWLLVLDNADDPSILEDGAWLRASGRGIVLVTTRHATSPLWHAPGTHRHALGVLPLDDAAQVLCDLAPEAGDLRSARKVAARLDGLPLALTLAGSHLSRQLLESWSMDEYARKPDEESTTIVDRGAGGYGGTQSRHLVGGTWQLSLDALAGQGLPEATTVLRLLSFLAADPVPLSLLAPLARAEIAVAGLEPELSPERLEAALRGLLDHSLAELVETDGVRCVKAHGVLLDSVASGTSHRQRSVLGEVAVRLLEEALPERGTQTPLARRALVLLAPHGSRLLETAPGERSAALGVRLVRQVYETADYGVAMVLSRAVADRAGALLGEDHPVTLDARDVVGRALFRMGHYEESEAVHRQVLARRQAMLGPDHPDTLRSCAGLHRPLDLLDRDEEAEHWLRRAIEGMRRVLGDDSPETLYTWTSLPEVLSQLGKERECDAELALLIPACERALPAAHPTLVMAHHMQAYALWQFGRFAEAEPVARRVLEDRMRILGPDNRFTFAARGLLAEIVYGLGHRGEAMELMTRVVEEHERVLGPEHPSVSHYSAALARYRTEDATP; this comes from the coding sequence ATGAGCGAACTCGGCGCCCGGGCGTCGGGACAGGGGCGGATCTTCCAGACGACCGGGGATCAGTACGTCCAGGAGCATCACCATCACTACAGCGCCGACACCGTTCCGCTCTTCGCAGGCGAGGCCGGCCCGTACGCCGGCGGATCCAGGCCGGCTGCCCCCGACTCCGTCCGCATTCCGCTGATCGGACGCCCGCCCAGGCTGCTGCGCGACCGGGCAGAACTCTGCCAGGCGCTGGGCACGGCCGTGGCCGGCCACGGCGGTGAGATCCACGTCGTGCACGGCATGGGCGGCTGTGGCAAGACCGCGCTGGCGTACTGGCTGTTCACCGAGGCCGTACGCGAACACAGGCGTGTCGGGTTCTGGGTGAACGCCTCTGAGCGGATGTCCCTGCGCGCCGGGATGCTGGCTGTGGCCGGGGACCGGGGCGCGTCGAGCGGGGAGCTGGCGGCCGCGGCCGCGGGGCAGCGGGCGGCGGCTGACCTGGCCTGGCACTACCTCGGGGGTTCTGCCGAACCGTGGCTGCTGGTCCTCGACAACGCCGACGACCCCTCGATCCTCGAGGACGGCGCCTGGCTGCGTGCCAGTGGGCGAGGCATCGTCCTGGTCACTACCCGGCATGCCACGTCACCGCTGTGGCACGCGCCTGGCACCCACCGCCATGCCCTCGGCGTGTTACCGCTGGACGACGCCGCCCAGGTCCTGTGCGACCTGGCGCCGGAGGCGGGGGACCTGCGGTCGGCGCGGAAGGTGGCCGCCCGCCTGGACGGCCTGCCGCTCGCGCTCACCCTGGCCGGTTCTCATCTCTCCCGCCAACTCCTGGAGTCGTGGTCCATGGACGAGTACGCGCGCAAACCGGACGAGGAGTCGACAACCATCGTCGACCGTGGCGCCGGCGGGTACGGCGGCACCCAGTCGCGCCATCTGGTCGGCGGCACCTGGCAGTTGTCCCTGGACGCGCTGGCGGGACAAGGACTGCCGGAGGCGACGACCGTGTTGCGTCTGCTGTCGTTCCTGGCGGCTGATCCGGTGCCGTTGAGCCTGCTGGCGCCGCTGGCCCGAGCGGAGATCGCGGTCGCCGGGCTCGAGCCGGAGCTGTCCCCGGAGCGTCTGGAGGCCGCACTGCGCGGCCTCCTCGACCACTCGCTGGCCGAGCTGGTCGAGACGGACGGGGTGCGCTGCGTCAAGGCGCACGGGGTGCTGCTGGACAGCGTGGCCTCGGGGACTTCCCACCGGCAGCGCAGCGTCCTCGGTGAGGTGGCCGTACGGCTGCTGGAGGAGGCGCTGCCCGAGCGGGGCACGCAGACGCCCCTGGCGCGCCGCGCGCTCGTCCTGCTGGCCCCGCACGGTTCGCGTCTGCTGGAGACGGCACCGGGCGAACGGTCGGCAGCCCTTGGCGTGCGGCTGGTGCGGCAGGTGTACGAGACTGCGGACTACGGCGTGGCCATGGTGCTCTCCCGGGCCGTCGCCGACCGGGCAGGGGCACTGCTGGGCGAGGACCATCCGGTGACGCTCGACGCCCGGGACGTGGTGGGCAGGGCGCTGTTCCGCATGGGCCACTACGAGGAGTCGGAGGCCGTGCACCGGCAGGTGCTCGCCCGTCGGCAGGCCATGCTCGGACCCGACCACCCGGACACCCTGCGCAGCTGTGCCGGCCTGCACCGGCCGCTCGACCTGCTGGACCGGGACGAGGAGGCCGAACACTGGCTGCGTCGCGCGATCGAGGGCATGCGCCGGGTGCTCGGCGACGATTCCCCCGAGACGCTGTACACCTGGACGTCCCTGCCCGAGGTCCTGTCGCAGCTCGGCAAGGAGCGGGAATGCGACGCAGAGCTGGCGCTGCTGATCCCGGCGTGCGAGCGGGCCCTGCCTGCGGCCCATCCCACGCTGGTCATGGCCCACCACATGCAGGCCTACGCGCTGTGGCAGTTCGGGCGGTTCGCCGAGGCGGAACCCGTGGCGCGCCGGGTGCTGGAGGACCGCATGCGCATCCTCGGGCCGGACAACCGTTTCACGTTCGCCGCACGGGGGCTGCTCGCCGAGATCGTGTACGGACTGGGCCACCGAGGCGAAGCGATGGAACTGATGACCCGGGTGGTCGAAGAACACGAACGCGTGCTCGGTCCCGAGCACCCCTCCGTCAGCCACTACAGCGCTGCACTGGCCCGTTACCGGACCGAAGACGCCACCCCCTGA